The Selenomonas sp. AB3002 genome contains a region encoding:
- a CDS encoding HNH endonuclease domain-containing protein, with amino-acid sequence MARDYKKEYREYQGTPEQIHNRSLRNQARREMGLKKGDPREVDHVRPLSRGGSNSRSNLQVTSRTANRRKGNK; translated from the coding sequence ATGGCAAGAGACTACAAAAAAGAGTATCGTGAATATCAGGGGACGCCGGAGCAGATTCATAATAGGTCGTTGCGTAACCAAGCAAGGCGGGAAATGGGGCTTAAAAAAGGAGACCCTAGGGAGGTAGATCATGTGAGGCCACTTTCCAGGGGAGGCAGTAATTCACGCTCCAATCTTCAGGTCACCAGCAGGACAGCAAACAGGAGGAAGGGCAATAAGTGA
- a CDS encoding transposase: MLRSYLLSVWLKSNSLVGWAERLRSDESLAILSGFSPDHTPSFGAFYDFFHRLWPGGNNFLPHLRYRRKKPPKGKSNGEKSPSFDKDHAATVIKFFDGHSAGGILMTKLHIIGEIYNRVFLAGSIHKDLLDVRKLVLAGDGTPVQVSNRERSHSMCDCYKKGIDSCHHKRWFSQPDANWGWDSSRNFFYFGYNLYLFTDANSGLPVFPILERASRHDLPAMLHGLACIKAFFADWNISALILDSAHDATAVYEMCSKSSITPFIDLNPRGTKSAEEKGYTISDDGVPICPLGLPLKPDGTDKKRHRAKYICPKTKYAERLCLCDKRCTKSTYGRVVHISLKDNPRLFCDPPRGSPQWKQIYNKRTSAERANKRIKIDGLLEEGRHHSSMMWYIRLFAIISVIHVKAWRKHA; the protein is encoded by the coding sequence ATGCTGCGTTCCTACTTGCTTTCCGTCTGGCTTAAGTCTAACTCTCTTGTTGGCTGGGCTGAACGTCTGCGCTCTGATGAGTCTCTGGCCATACTATCAGGCTTTTCACCCGACCATACCCCATCCTTCGGCGCTTTTTATGACTTCTTCCATCGCCTATGGCCAGGAGGCAACAATTTCTTGCCTCACCTGCGCTACCGCAGGAAGAAACCGCCTAAAGGAAAGAGCAATGGCGAAAAGTCTCCGTCCTTCGACAAAGATCATGCTGCCACCGTCATCAAGTTTTTTGATGGACACAGTGCCGGAGGTATCCTCATGACCAAGCTGCACATCATCGGTGAAATCTACAACAGGGTATTCCTGGCCGGTTCGATTCACAAAGATCTTCTGGATGTCAGGAAACTGGTTCTGGCCGGTGACGGCACTCCAGTGCAGGTTTCTAACCGTGAGCGAAGCCACTCGATGTGCGATTGCTATAAAAAGGGCATCGACAGTTGCCACCACAAGCGCTGGTTCTCCCAGCCCGATGCCAATTGGGGCTGGGATTCGTCCAGAAATTTCTTTTACTTTGGCTATAACCTCTATCTCTTCACGGATGCTAACTCCGGATTGCCTGTCTTCCCTATCCTGGAGCGTGCATCCCGCCACGACCTTCCTGCCATGCTACACGGACTTGCCTGCATCAAGGCGTTCTTTGCGGACTGGAATATTTCCGCTTTGATCCTTGATTCCGCACACGATGCAACTGCTGTGTACGAAATGTGCAGCAAAAGCAGCATAACCCCCTTCATAGACTTGAATCCTCGTGGTACCAAATCAGCTGAGGAGAAGGGATATACAATAAGTGATGACGGTGTGCCAATCTGTCCTCTTGGACTTCCCCTGAAACCTGATGGCACTGATAAGAAACGGCACAGAGCCAAATATATTTGTCCGAAGACAAAATACGCAGAAAGGCTATGCTTGTGCGACAAGCGCTGTACCAAATCCACTTATGGTCGTGTTGTGCATATAAGCCTTAAGGATAATCCACGGCTGTTCTGCGATCCTCCACGCGGTTCACCTCAATGGAAGCAAATCTACAACAAGCGCACATCTGCTGAACGGGCCAACAAACGCATAAAGATTGACGGGCTACTGGAAGAAGGACGCCATCACTCTTCCATGATGTGGTATATTAGGTTATTCGCAATAATATCCGTCATACACGTAAAGGCCTGGCGTAAGCATGCGTGA
- a CDS encoding HNH endonuclease, translated as MTIKGKEYPDYDTYLHSPEWQQLRQERMETDHHRCVCCGAKDNLQVHHLNYKFMDDISYLVTLCRDCHSRLHKEILPGLADDIAKLGKKFTPGLVEFRRNYERERNAIYLSWFQKLAVNGKWADKGRAVRTLTKADIKGSDEVTVMFECLTNRLLSNTGSGTIADDTALRVSWR; from the coding sequence GTGACAATTAAGGGTAAGGAATATCCTGATTATGATACATACCTGCATTCGCCAGAGTGGCAACAACTGAGACAGGAGAGAATGGAAACAGACCATCATAGGTGTGTGTGTTGCGGGGCTAAGGATAATTTGCAAGTTCACCACTTGAACTACAAGTTCATGGATGATATTTCCTACCTTGTGACACTATGCAGGGATTGCCACAGTCGACTGCATAAGGAGATATTGCCGGGGCTGGCTGATGATATTGCCAAGCTGGGCAAGAAGTTCACGCCAGGATTGGTGGAATTTAGGCGGAACTATGAGCGGGAGCGAAATGCTATATATCTGTCGTGGTTCCAGAAGTTGGCGGTCAATGGCAAATGGGCTGATAAGGGGAGGGCGGTTAGAACCCTCACTAAAGCAGACATCAAGGGATCAGATGAGGTTACTGTGATGTTTGAGTGTCTGACCAATAGATTGTTGAGCAATACTGGTAGCGGAACAATAGCAGATGATACGGCGTTGCGGGTATCGTGGAGGTGA
- a CDS encoding phage/plasmid primase, P4 family → MGQGRGELANGFRNGQLEVYPHGRYFTLTGNVWHDLSEIVDIQAVLDELVKMAKKPAAPVKQRMVNPSPDGVQEILARIRRSAQAGKFFDLYDRGEISAYGGDDSAADMALMDMLPFWTGGDTGLMLEIFNGSKLAQREKWQRRTDYRKWTIEKALQGWNGEVYSPEKKRVADKPPSLLDFKLTDAGNAERLKFMYTDRLLYVPASRKWLQWNGKQWKEDEDTEGLQVYDKAVAMLRRAFKEAGAAFSAAVSDEDRKAKEAAIKFFLKSENTVNLRNCITQAKGLFSIEKGDLDKNPYILNCGNGTLDLRTGELKPHDRKDYITKICRADYMPGAKSPLWEDVLQTILPDEEVRAWLKRFIGYSLFGLTSEEKFLFLYGPGGGGKGTFIESIAYVLGAYAGTMDIDVLLASRNDAGNGGQPTPQIAELAGKRLIITSESGIGRKFNDARIKLLTGSDRLVGRHLYANPFSFVPKFSLVMSSNYKPTVTDSTDEGMRRRMVIIPFMEHIAKKDIMLKEKLKGETKEAILAWCVEGALEWWERGEVGELPAPIKKMMDIYFQDNDLIGQFINECCETGEGLKAPVRDTHRAFTAWLDDGHYMSSRTFSEQMENRGFVKVRGGRGVYFKGLSVIEIPV, encoded by the coding sequence ATGGGGCAAGGTAGGGGAGAGCTTGCCAATGGCTTTAGGAATGGGCAATTAGAGGTATACCCACACGGTAGATATTTCACGCTCACAGGCAACGTGTGGCATGACCTTTCAGAAATTGTGGATATTCAAGCGGTGCTTGATGAACTGGTGAAGATGGCAAAGAAACCTGCTGCACCAGTTAAGCAGAGAATGGTTAATCCGTCCCCTGATGGCGTGCAAGAGATTCTGGCAAGGATTCGGCGGTCAGCTCAAGCGGGGAAGTTCTTTGACCTGTATGACAGGGGCGAAATTTCTGCCTATGGTGGAGATGATTCTGCTGCGGACATGGCTCTTATGGATATGCTGCCCTTTTGGACTGGCGGGGATACGGGCTTGATGCTTGAAATCTTCAACGGTTCCAAGTTGGCGCAGAGAGAGAAGTGGCAGAGGCGGACAGATTATCGTAAGTGGACAATTGAAAAAGCCCTGCAAGGCTGGAATGGGGAAGTTTATTCACCGGAGAAAAAGCGTGTTGCTGATAAACCGCCCTCCTTGTTGGACTTCAAGCTGACTGATGCGGGCAATGCGGAAAGGCTCAAGTTCATGTATACTGATCGGCTCCTTTATGTGCCAGCTAGCAGGAAGTGGCTCCAATGGAACGGCAAGCAATGGAAAGAGGATGAAGATACAGAGGGCTTGCAGGTATATGATAAGGCCGTAGCCATGCTGCGTAGGGCGTTCAAGGAAGCAGGGGCGGCATTTTCTGCGGCTGTAAGTGACGAGGACAGGAAAGCCAAGGAAGCTGCCATAAAATTTTTCCTAAAGTCTGAGAACACAGTAAATCTTAGAAACTGTATAACTCAGGCAAAAGGCTTGTTCTCTATAGAGAAGGGCGATTTAGACAAGAATCCCTATATCCTTAATTGCGGGAATGGAACGCTTGACCTTCGGACAGGTGAACTCAAGCCTCATGATAGGAAGGACTATATAACCAAGATTTGCAGAGCGGATTATATGCCAGGGGCAAAGTCACCTTTGTGGGAAGATGTCCTGCAAACCATTCTGCCAGATGAAGAAGTAAGGGCGTGGCTCAAGAGGTTTATAGGTTACAGTCTCTTTGGGCTTACTTCAGAAGAAAAATTCCTGTTTCTCTATGGTCCAGGCGGGGGCGGCAAGGGAACTTTCATTGAGTCCATTGCTTATGTGCTGGGAGCCTACGCCGGGACGATGGACATTGATGTGTTGCTGGCTTCCCGTAACGATGCGGGGAATGGAGGGCAACCCACACCACAGATAGCAGAACTGGCAGGAAAGCGGCTTATAATCACCAGCGAAAGCGGGATAGGGCGGAAGTTCAACGATGCCAGGATAAAGCTCTTGACGGGAAGTGATAGGCTTGTGGGCCGTCACCTGTACGCAAATCCTTTTTCCTTTGTTCCAAAGTTTTCTCTTGTGATGTCCAGCAACTACAAGCCAACAGTTACGGATAGCACAGACGAAGGTATGAGGCGGCGCATGGTTATTATCCCCTTCATGGAGCACATAGCCAAGAAGGATATTATGCTAAAGGAAAAGCTGAAAGGGGAGACCAAAGAAGCTATACTGGCTTGGTGTGTAGAAGGTGCACTTGAATGGTGGGAACGTGGTGAAGTTGGCGAACTGCCTGCCCCCATAAAGAAGATGATGGACATATATTTCCAAGATAACGACCTCATAGGGCAATTCATTAATGAATGCTGCGAGACTGGTGAAGGGCTGAAGGCCCCCGTGAGAGATACACACAGGGCATTTACTGCGTGGCTCGATGATGGACATTATATGTCCTCGCGTACTTTTTCGGAGCAGATGGAGAATCGTGGCTTTGTAAAAGTTAGAGGAGGCAGAGGAGTTTATTTCAAAGGTTTATCTGTGATAGAAATCCCTGTCTGA
- a CDS encoding IS3 family transposase (programmed frameshift) → MNRYSNEFKEEAVKRVLSGVPVSQVAREIGVNVSSLYTWKARYIKHPEQPFVGSGKLRDEDAELRRLQRRIKDLEQENEFLKKASGLLCQEPEVIRYYYIEANRGKYPIAKMVRWANVSRSGFYAWLSRKPSPRDKSNDELLRIIKQIHEKSNKTYGSVRIFRKLRKKGIKVNHKRVERIMKANGIHGKARRKYKATTYSDHDMPVAENVLNRNFSAEHPGEKMVSDITYIPTDEGWLYLAGVMDLCGRKMVGVAMDSRMTKQLVMSALQDAINHTSDVNGCILHSDRGSQYCSKDYCQMAKQNGFTMSMSRKGNCWDNAPMESFWGTLKQEWLNEKHFRTRAEAKAAVFEYIWIFYNRQRIHSSNDYQTPEEYYMERMPVEKIAA, encoded by the exons TTGAACAGATACAGTAATGAATTTAAGGAAGAAGCCGTAAAAAGAGTCTTGAGCGGTGTTCCGGTCAGCCAGGTAGCCCGAGAGATAGGAGTCAACGTAAGTTCCCTATACACTTGGAAGGCAAGATACATAAAACATCCGGAGCAGCCCTTTGTCGGCAGTGGCAAGCTCCGTGATGAGGATGCCGAGCTAAGAAGGCTACAGCGGCGTATTAAAGACCTTGAACAGGAGAATGAATTCCTAAAAAAAGCGAGCG GCCTTCTTTGCCAAGAACCTGAAGTGATCCGATATTACTACATCGAAGCTAACCGCGGCAAATATCCGATTGCAAAGATGGTGCGATGGGCTAATGTATCCAGAAGCGGTTTTTACGCTTGGCTTTCCCGCAAGCCAAGCCCACGTGACAAAAGCAATGATGAGCTTTTACGTATCATTAAGCAAATTCACGAAAAATCCAATAAGACCTATGGTTCCGTGCGCATTTTCAGAAAGCTACGTAAAAAGGGGATTAAGGTCAACCACAAGCGTGTAGAACGTATCATGAAGGCAAACGGCATACATGGCAAGGCACGTCGTAAATATAAGGCTACAACATATTCAGACCATGATATGCCTGTTGCCGAAAATGTTCTCAACCGCAATTTTTCTGCGGAACATCCTGGGGAAAAGATGGTCAGTGATATAACCTATATCCCTACAGACGAAGGCTGGCTTTATCTAGCTGGGGTGATGGATTTATGCGGCCGTAAAATGGTAGGAGTGGCCATGGACAGCCGTATGACCAAACAGCTAGTTATGTCAGCTTTACAGGATGCCATAAATCATACCAGCGATGTAAACGGCTGCATCCTCCATTCTGACCGTGGAAGCCAGTATTGTTCCAAAGACTACTGCCAAATGGCAAAGCAGAATGGTTTTACGATGAGCATGAGCCGGAAAGGCAACTGTTGGGATAACGCTCCCATGGAAAGCTTCTGGGGTACATTAAAACAGGAATGGCTGAACGAGAAGCATTTCCGCACTCGCGCTGAAGCTAAGGCGGCTGTATTTGAGTATATTTGGATTTTCTACAACCGCCAGCGAATACATTCCAGCAACGATTACCAGACTCCGGAAGAATACTACATGGAGCGAATGCCCGTTGAAAAAATTGCTGCCTAA
- a CDS encoding helix-turn-helix transcriptional regulator, translated as MEIDGKALRREMAGKNFTVVGLARTAGITAATLNKILNHSNKARIDTLGKLAKALGVDIYDIAREA; from the coding sequence ATGGAAATTGACGGCAAGGCACTACGCCGGGAAATGGCGGGCAAAAATTTTACTGTTGTAGGCTTGGCGCGGACGGCAGGGATTACTGCTGCAACACTCAACAAGATCTTGAATCACAGTAATAAGGCTCGTATTGACACATTGGGGAAACTGGCAAAGGCATTAGGTGTAGATATTTACGACATTGCACGGGAGGCATGA
- a CDS encoding helix-turn-helix transcriptional regulator: MNSKSFGERLKQYRTDSQYTGKAFAELIDIPYQTYMGYENKNVEPNFDTLIKIATALHVSTDDLLGYKIDKCEYWAEYLQKIGFNIEIQHDSIRIQTAPTNIEAHSITIPKEAFLLQMDIISSLADSNLYLAKAFYIKEKFAFVLLGLIDKFSSASNQEKAMCYDYLSSINPIIVKNPFTGQPMIGPKDK, encoded by the coding sequence ATGAACTCAAAAAGTTTTGGTGAAAGATTGAAACAGTATAGGACAGATAGCCAATATACTGGAAAAGCATTCGCAGAGTTGATTGATATTCCTTATCAGACTTATATGGGATATGAAAATAAGAACGTTGAGCCAAATTTCGACACACTCATCAAGATAGCTACCGCCCTCCATGTGTCTACAGATGATTTATTAGGCTATAAAATTGACAAATGCGAATATTGGGCAGAATATTTGCAAAAAATAGGATTCAACATAGAAATTCAACATGATTCCATACGAATACAAACAGCCCCAACAAATATAGAAGCTCATAGTATTACCATCCCCAAGGAAGCCTTTTTATTGCAGATGGATATAATATCATCACTGGCTGATTCAAATTTATATTTAGCCAAAGCATTTTACATAAAAGAGAAATTTGCTTTTGTCCTATTAGGGCTTATAGATAAATTCTCATCTGCAAGCAACCAAGAGAAAGCTATGTGCTATGATTATCTATCAAGCATTAACCCTATAATTGTAAAGAATCCATTCACAGGACAACCTATGATTGGTCCAAAAGATAAGTAA
- a CDS encoding site-specific integrase, whose protein sequence is MPVYKKTTKAGKVSWYAIFYYRDWNGQRRQKKREGFSTQREAKAYERDFLERRAATPSMTFATLVDIYLEDYRHRNRATTCNVTENIINTHILPAFKDLPINEITPATVRSWQNSLLSSGEYSEAYLKRVHVSLSSLLNFAVRYYNLPSNPARLAGSMGKDKPHEVSFWTLEQFRAFQEAIEGAEPYHTIFTTLFYTGLRIGELLALTPGDIDTQAGTLAVTKTYKKLNGADVIQPPKTEKSRRVIVLPPFLVDTLQQYISTLYGIKDNQRIFEAVGTSAIGNNLRRYTAAAGLPLIRVHDLRHSHASLLIEQGFSPIAIRDRLGHEDIQTTLNTYGHLYPNKQEEIASRLEELGTQKEGGSIARP, encoded by the coding sequence ATGCCAGTCTACAAGAAAACTACAAAGGCAGGAAAAGTGTCCTGGTATGCCATCTTCTATTACCGGGACTGGAACGGTCAGCGCCGGCAGAAGAAGCGAGAGGGCTTTTCCACCCAGCGTGAGGCCAAGGCCTATGAACGGGACTTCCTCGAACGGCGGGCCGCCACCCCTTCCATGACCTTTGCCACCCTGGTGGACATTTACCTGGAGGATTACCGCCACAGGAACAGGGCCACCACCTGCAATGTCACGGAAAATATAATAAATACCCACATCCTACCCGCCTTCAAGGACTTGCCCATAAATGAAATTACCCCCGCCACGGTCAGGAGCTGGCAAAACTCCCTGCTATCATCCGGGGAATACTCAGAGGCATACTTGAAGCGTGTCCATGTCTCCCTCTCCTCACTGCTGAATTTCGCCGTGAGGTATTACAATCTCCCTTCAAATCCTGCCCGCCTTGCTGGATCCATGGGAAAAGACAAGCCTCATGAGGTGAGTTTCTGGACATTGGAGCAGTTCAGGGCCTTCCAGGAAGCCATAGAGGGGGCGGAGCCCTATCACACTATATTCACTACGCTCTTTTATACAGGCCTTCGCATAGGTGAGCTTCTGGCCCTCACACCAGGGGACATTGACACCCAGGCAGGCACGTTGGCAGTCACAAAGACATACAAGAAGCTGAACGGGGCGGACGTCATACAGCCACCAAAGACAGAGAAAAGCCGCCGTGTTATCGTCCTGCCCCCCTTCCTTGTGGACACCTTGCAGCAGTATATATCCACACTCTACGGCATAAAGGACAATCAGCGCATATTTGAAGCTGTTGGGACTTCTGCCATAGGGAACAATCTCAGGAGGTACACAGCAGCAGCAGGCCTCCCCCTAATCCGTGTCCATGACCTCCGGCACAGCCATGCCTCCCTACTCATTGAGCAGGGTTTCTCCCCTATTGCCATCAGGGACAGGCTAGGCCATGAGGATATACAAACCACACTCAACACATACGGCCACCTGTACCCCAACAAACAGGAAGAAATAGCCTCCCGCCTTGAGGAATTGGGCACACAAAAAGAGGGCGGTTCCATTGCCCGCCCTTGA
- the rplQ gene encoding 50S ribosomal protein L17, whose translation MRHSKLSRNGAARKALLRSILTSFFRYGRIETTQAKARELKSLAEKLITLAKRGDLSARRQAIASLSDEDVVRKLFDEIAGKYADRQGGYTRILKLGVRRGDAAPMCIIELV comes from the coding sequence ATGAGACACAGTAAACTTAGCCGTAACGGTGCTGCTCGTAAGGCACTGCTGCGCAGCATTCTCACTTCCTTCTTCAGATATGGCCGCATCGAGACGACCCAGGCAAAGGCTCGCGAACTCAAGAGCCTGGCTGAGAAGCTCATCACCCTCGCTAAGCGCGGTGACCTCAGCGCCCGTCGTCAGGCTATTGCCAGCCTTTCTGATGAAGATGTTGTGAGGAAGCTTTTCGATGAGATCGCAGGCAAGTACGCAGACCGCCAGGGCGGCTACACCCGCATCCTGAAGCTCGGCGTGCGCCGCGGCGACGCTGCACCCATGTGCATCATCGAGCTGGTGTAA